DNA from Ignavibacteriales bacterium:
TCCAAAACACTGGGAAAAAACATATTTCCATTGGATGGAAGGGATTCGTGATTGGTGTATTTCTCGCCAACTCTGGTGGGGACATCGAATTCCTGTTTGGTATTGCGTTGGTGATGATCATTGCAATATAGAATGCAAGCAGCCAATAGCATCTATAACTATTCCAGAGAAATGTCCGCATTGTGGCTCAACAAATTTAAGACAGGATGAAGATGTACTTGATACTTGGGCATCAAGCTGGTTGTGGGCACACGCAATATTTAAAACTGAGAAAGAACGAAAATACTATTATCCAACTAACACTCTTGTTACTGGTCCGGATATAATTTTCTTTTGGGTAGCAAGAATGATTATGGCGGGAATGCATTTTCAAAAAGATATTCCTTTCAGCGATGTTTATTTTACAAGCATCATTCGCGATGTGGAGGGCAGAAAAATGAGTAAGTCTCTTGGCAATTCACCCGATCCGCTAGAGGTAATTAAAGATTACGGCGCCGATGCTTTAAGGTATACCTTAATTTATCTTACCCCAATGGGGCAGGATTTACTTTTCAACACTGATAAATGTGAGCTTGGAAGAAACTTTGCAAATAAGATTTGGAATGCTGGAAGATTTTTATTGATGAATGCTGAAAGCATTCCACTTAAAAAAGAATTAAAAAATTCTCATTTAGATTTTGCAGATGAATGGATTTATTCACGCTTAAATAAAACATTGCAGCAGCTTAATAAGGCAATGGATGAGTTTGAAGTAAACAATGCAATAAAACTTATTTATAGTTTTATATGGAATGACTTCTGTGATTGGTACGTTGAAATGATAAAGAACAGACTCTATGCTGATGTTGAGATAGTTAAATCAGGCGTTCTAACACGTGCAATTTCAATCTTTGAAGACGCTCTTAAAATGCTTCATCCGTTTATGCCTTTTATTACTGAGGAACTATGGCAGTTGATGGATGATAGGAAAGATGGAGAAAGCATTTCAACATCCTCATATCCTGTAGTAGATGGGAAACTGATTAAAGACTATGTTGATGAAGAAATGGATTTTGTAAAAGATATAATTACTGCAATAAGAAATATCCGTGGTGAAATGAACATTGCTCCATCTAAAAAAGTTAATGCAATGATTAAATCATCTTCTGTAAAAGAACATCAGATCGAGTACATAAAAAAACTTGCAAAAGTAGAAGACCTTATTGTTGATGCGAATATTCAAAAACCAAAAGCAAGCGCTTCAGCAGTTTTAAGAGGGGTAGAAATATTTATTCCGCTTGAAGGGCTGATCGATCTTGAAGTTGAACGACAGAAAATCCAAAAAGAAATAACACGACTTGAAGGATCGCTTGCAGGAATTGATAAAAAATTGTCAAATGAAAAGTTTGTTGCAAGTGCAGCTCCAGAAGTTGTTGAAAAAGAAAGAGCAAAACAAAAAAATTGGTTAGATAATATTGGTAAGCTGAAAGAGATTTTAGCGAACTTAAAGTAATGTTGCTGTCGTCCCGAACTCGTTTCGGGATCTAAATAACAAGAAATAAGATGCTGAAACAAGTTCAGCTTGACTCAAATAGGATTTATTATGTACCGCAAACTAGAAGATTTCATCAACGATTGGACTTACGAGTCCGAATCAACATTAAAAGTATTTAATAATCTTACAGATGAATCGTTGATCAAAAAAATTGATGAAAACGTAAGAACAGCAGGCAGACTTGCCTGGCACATAACAACATCAATTGGAGAAATGGCTCATCGCACAGGATTAACATTTAAAACTGTAGATAGCAATTCTTCAATTCCAACAACAGCAAAAGAAATTGTGGATGCTTACAAAGAAGCTTCATCAAATTTACTTGCAGCAATAAAATCAAACTGGAATGATGAATCTTTAATAGTTGAAGATGATATGTATGGTGAAATGTGGAAAAGAGGAACAACGCTTGGAGTTATAATATCTCATCAAATTCATCATCGTGCACAACTAACTGTAGTTATGAGATTAAACGGACTTAAAGTTCCCGGTGTTTTTGGTCCATCTAAAGAAGAATGGACAAACTATGGAATGCAATCTCAGGATTAAACCTGAGGTAATACAGTTTTCTTATACAGACAATTTATTATCTATTTAATACAAATACATTTTAATCTTTCCCAATTTAGCAGTCTATTCATAATATTTGATGTTAAACAACAGATCATCATTTCATATTTAATCAATGATGATTTAATTGAAGAAGTAAAATGTTTTATGTATAATACAACAAGTTTAATATTTATTTACTAGTTCAATTTTATAATGTTTAGCAATATTGCTGTGTCTTAACTTCCATCGTAAAGAAAGACATCGAAATGAAAAAATTTGATACCGAGGTTCATCTTAGCCGAGAGATGGGCTTAATGGATGCTACACTTATTGGTGTTGGTGCGATGATCGGTGCAGGAATATTTGTTCTAACCGGTATTGCTGCCGGAGTAGCGGGTCCCGGATTAATAATTGTATTCTCTCTTAATGGTCTTGTTGCTCTCCTTACTGCATTCTCTTATGCTGAGCTTGGATCCTGTTATCATGATGCGGGTGGCGGCTATCTTTGGGTTAAAGAAGGTCTGCCAAAATGGAATGGGTTTATATCCGGCTGGATGAGCTGGTTTGCGCATGCTGTTGCATGCAGTCTTTATGCATTAGGGTTCGGGGCATATTTTGATTTGGTCTTACGTGAGTTCAATATCATCATGCCGCAATGGGGATTTTTATCACCGCAAAAAATTCTTGCTGCTATTACTGCAATCTTATTTGCATATATTAATTTTCGTGGCGCATCTGAAACAGGTAAAATTGGGAACATAATCACAATTGCCAAAATTATTATACTCTTTATATTCATAGGCTTTGGTTTAAATTTAGTTTTCCATCGACCTGATTGGCAGGATGCTTTTACACCCTTTCTTCCCAATGGCTGGGGAGGAGTTTTTAAAGCGATGGGATTAACATTTATTGCCTTCCAGGGATTTGAAGTTATATCTCAATGTTCTGAAGAAATAAAAAACCCTAAGAAGAACATTCCTAAAGCCGTATTCCTTTCACTTTTAATCGTAGTGCCAATTTATCTTCTAATTTCTGTTACTGCTTTGGGAGCGGTAAAACCAGAAGGTGGTATAACGCCCTGGGATTATTTGGCTTCACACAAAGAAACAGCGCTTGTTGAAGTTGCAAAGACATTTTTTGTCGGTGGTGGAATTATGCTTCTTGTCGGTGGTATCATTTCTACGATGTCTGCCCTAAATGCAACAATTTATTCTTCTTCGCGTGTTGCATATGCTATGGGTAAAGATAGAAACTTTCCTACATTTTTTGGAAAAGTTCATAAGAAGAATTTTACTCCTCATCTTTCAATTGTTTTTTCTTTATTCATTGTAGTTATAATGGCAATTTCTTTGCCGATTGAAGATGTTGCAAGTGCTGCTGATCTTATGTTCCTTTTATTATTCCTTCAGGTTAACATTACTCTAATTCGATTAAGGAAGAAAAGACCGGATTTAGATCGCGGATTTGTTACGCCGTTATTTCCTTACTTATCTATTGTAGGAATTCTATTGTTATTATTTCTTGCCATATATATGTTTAATTACAGCCCTACGGCTTGGATAGTTACAATAGTTTGGGTTAGTGTAGGATTAATTACTTATAAATTTTATGCTGCGGATAGAGAAATCGAGCATGTAAGAAAAGTTAAATCTTTAGAAAGACTTGAACGAAAAGAATATAGAGTCCTGGTTCCCCTTGCAAATAAAAAAACAGTTGCAAGCTTGGCTCATGTTGCAAATGCAATTGCAAAAAAATCAAACGCTGAAATACTTTTCTTGCATATTGACGAAGTTAAGGAGGGAAATCCTTTAGTAACTCAATTAAGTGATAGTGGTAGAGCAAAACCACTTTTTAATACTGCCAATGAAATAGCTGAGGAAGCGGGTATTCCAGCCAGGTCGATTTTAAATGTATCTCACAGAATTTCGCAGGGAATAGTAAATACAGCAGAAGAAGAAGAATGTAATTTTATTGTGGTTGGACGACAAAAAAATCCTGATTTTCTTGAAAGATTCTTCTCATCAGTGATAGATAGTGTTATTCATAAGTTTCCCGGAGAGGTTGCCGTTCTTCATGGTAAATTTGAAAAGGAAAACATAAAAACTATTTTAATACCTTTTACGATTGATATCCATGCAATGTTGGCAACCGAAATCGCACCAGCGTTAATCAATTACTTTAATTGTAAACTTAAAATCCTGCTTGTCTACGATCCGGAAACATCAAAGCAGGAAAGAGAAGAAAGAGAATTAAAAGTAAAAGAACTAATTAAGCAAAATTCACTCGATGCAGAAATTATTATTATTAAAGATGCTGATATCGTTAAAGCAATTGTAGAGCAATCAAGTAAAGTTGACCTTATGTTAATGGGAGGCAAGACCGGAGATTTTCTAGAATTATTACTCGGACGATCCCTTGCCCAGGAAATAACAGAACAATCTTCTTGCCCGGTTCTTTGGGTAAAAGAATACGAGGAGAGAGAACCTCTATGGAAGCTTTTATTAAAATCACCTAAGCAAATAGGAGTTGATAATGGATAAGAATTTAGAAAGTCCGTTTCTGGATTTTGGCACTCAAATAATCAATTATTTGCCAAGCCTGTTAGCAGGATTTATTTTGTTATTAATTGGATGGTTTGTTGGTTGGCTTGCTAAAAGAATAACTATTCAATTGCTGGTTGTTCTTAGATTTGAAAAACTATTTATGAGAATGCAGTGGAGAAGAGCGCTTTCTAAAGCTGATATTAGATATGCTGTTTTTAACATGATCGGTAATATTGTTTTCTTTATTGTTTTCTTAATTTTCTTAAACTCTGCTTTAGATGCAATGAAGCTTACCGTACTTTCAGTATTAATTCAACAGGGCGTTATTTTTATTCCAAAACTAATTATCGCTCTTTTAATTATGGGATTGGGTTGGATTGTTGCCGCGCGGGTATCAAACAGTGTTTATAATGCTTTGCTTAAAGAAAGTTTACCTCACTACTCTATTATTTCCCGCTTTGTAAAATTTGTTGCAGTACTTTTTTTCTCCTCAATGGCTCTTGTTGAGATAGATATTGCGCCCCAGATTGTAATTATTGGGTTTACAACTATTATGATAACACTAGGAATAATACTGATTGCTATCACAGTGTTTAGCGGTAAATCTTCAGTCAATAATTTTTTAAATGTTGTTGAAAAGAAGTAAAAGAGAGTTAAGACTTAATTTAAGTCCCTAAGAAATCCCTTGGGACAATTTTGAGAATATTATTGAAGACATATTCTGAAACAATTTGTCAGGGTAAACAGATTGACAATAAATGTTCCCACCAAATTTTCTGAATAAAGTGTTTTAATAAATTCTGCTTATTCTAATTCATATCTTCCGGTTTTATTATTCCCTTTTTTATTAATTCACGCATAACAATCTCTGTCATATCGCTTTTAAAGTTAAACTCAGAACGAATATCCATCACATAAGCTTTTAGCCTCATTTTCAAGTAAGATCGGTCCTCTTTAACTTCATTAAAAAAAAGTATAACAATTGGTTTATTTAAATAAACATATCTCGAAACCTGTGCAGCTTCTAAAGCAATTTGTCTTACTTTTTCAGTATCGATATTTATAGGCAGATAAAGTTCAGCCACAACCTGACAGTTTGGTTCTCCTGAATTTGAATTTGACACTGGTTTACTCATTAAGTCACCGTTTGGTATGGTAACCATAGAATCGTCCGGTGTTACGATACGAGTTGAGCGCAAACCAATTTTTATAACCTCGCCGTAATAGTCTTCAATTTCGATCTTATCTCCAACCTGAAAAGGACGATCAAATATTATCATTATTCCGCCGAAAATATTCTTGAATATATCCTGAGAAGCAAAACCAAGTGCAATTCCAAGTGAAGCGAGAATAGCAATTAATGTTTCCGCAGGCGGGCTAAAAATGCCGTTAATAATTATATAAAAAACAAAAGCCCAGCCAAAGATTCGGATAACCGGTATAAAACCCTTGATTGTAATTCGGTAATTAGTACTTTTTTCAGCAAACAAGTCAAGAATCTTGGCTATAAATTTTATTATAAATGCACCAACAATAAAGAACACAATTGCCCAGAAAACTTTTCCAACTGAAATGATATCCTCAATAGAAGGCGGTGTTAAATTGATTTTGTTATCTGCTTTTGTTTTTTCTGTCTTTGTGACCTGCACATTCAAAGTTGTTTGAGATACAGTATCTTTTAGAAGAGTTTTATTTAGTGAATCAGTTTGCGGCTGAATGTTTTTACTAAAAAGTAAAAAAGAACAAACAAGTAAAATCGTTATTGTTTTTAAGTTTCGCATAATTTTAATGTATTATATTTTTTGATTTCAATAGACTGACTATTTGCCTGAATAAAAGAGGATTTACTATATATAAATCATTCTGTTTAACTATGATTCCGTCATCATGCAACAATAAAAAAAGCAATCTGGATTTGTTTAATGGTACATTAAATATCTCTGAATGATCCTCTTCGTGTAAACCATCATGAAGCAATAAAGCACTTAGAGAAAAAATTTTATCACTCGAAAGGTTGGCTAAAAATGAATAATCCAGATCAGGCGGTGAACCAATCTTAATTTCATCATCAACAATTTCTCTTGCAGAACGCAGCCAGAAAATTAATGCAAGGCTAATATTACCTTGAGCAAAATTATTTAACTCTACAAAATATTTCTTCATAAGATATGGTTGTTTTTCTTCCTCAGTGAGTTTCTTAAAAGATTTTGATTTTAATGTACTTTGATCTGCCTCATATTCAATATTATAACCACTAACCCGATGTCGTTTTGAAACAAGGTTTGTAATTTGATCTTCGTCAAGCTTTGTAAGGTTCACAACATAACCGAAATAATCAAATGCATGAATAGTTTTATCAAGATAAACCCAGCCATAAATTGTACAGGTGGAAATCCAGAAGATATTATTATTGGTTTTCGATATAATCTCAAAAAATGTTTTCAGTACCTGAAACCCATTTACTTTGCGAAGGAACAACCGCTGAAGATTTTCTAAAATAATAACTTTTTTAGCGGGCAGCTTGTTCAGATATTCAATTATTTCTTCTATTGAGTTGAACTTTGGTACTTTTAATATTCCGGACAATAGCTTAAAAAACGAATCCTGGTCTGAGACAGGTTCTAATACGGAAGATCTGATTATATCATATTGATCTGCGTTATTTGCAAGAAAATAATTAATCAGTGAGGTTGAACCACTTCCTTTTTCGCCCACGATTATTGTCGATGCAAATTTTTCTTTTTGCCAATTTGTTAACGCCATATTCAGTTTGCTTAACTCAGTTTCTCTGCCAAAAAAGAACCTTTCGTCATTTAGCGGTTTTACTTCAAATAGTCTTTGGTAGACAAACGGTAGCCTGTGAATTGCTAATTGAGTTTCGGCAAGATAGTCAGAAACTTCGCTGGCAATTACTTTTGCGGCAGGAGCGAGACCAATTAATTCCCAAATTTTTTGATAAAATTCTGTAGACTTTACTAACCCTTTTTGTGTTAATGATAAAATCTGCGGCAGAGCATTTTTAATATTTTGTAAAACTTTTTTTCTAACCTTCTTAGATCTTTCTATAGCTTTGGCCTTAGCGAGGTTTAGCTTTATATTAAAAATCTTTTCGGTTTCAGTTAAACTTTTTAAATCAGAATTAAATTCAGATGTTACGGAACTCAGTTCACTATCAAAAATAATTGATAGGTTGTCAAATTTACTTTTAATTTCAACTATTTTTTTAACAGCACGATCCAAACCTTCGACAGCAATAGTTTTAGATTTTTCAACGTCATTTTCGGACTCCAGTAAATTTAAAGCCGATTCAACATTAAAATCAGAAATATGGTCAATCTCAGCTAATTCGTTCTGAATTTGTTGAAGCTGAGAGTTAATAAAGGTTTTTAATTTCGAGGTTGCACTAAAAAATTTGGGGGCTGTAGAATACTCAAGAATCTCTCGTGGAGAAAATATATTTATTTCTGAATCTTTTATTTCTTTATCATATTCGTCAGTCTTAACCAATACTCTCTTTTGTTTGACATTATTAATCTCCTCGCGTATTAGGTTGTCAAACTCGGCCACTATACCGGTTAGATTCTGATCTAAAATAACGGCAGTGATTTCCGGAATAAGTTTGTTTGTTAATTCTTGATTTATTTGATTTTTAGTTTCTCTATATGAATTTAAAAGATCATTTTTATTTTTGGATAAATCTAATTCCGTATTTAATTTCTTTATGAAAGAAGCTAATTCATTTGATCGAGGGATTAGATTTTTTTCAATACCAGATTTGAAAACAGAACTATATTTATCAAGCTGAATTAAAGTATTGTATCTTATTTGATAAAGCTCATTATTCATCTCCCAATCATCACCGAGGGATGCAAAATTATTTTTCCAGCCATTGAAAACTCTTGAAGCGCTCTCTGAAATTTGTCTGTTTTTTCTCTTTAGAACACCTTTCCTTAATTTCCATCCCGGATTTTCAATAGTTCCGGCAATTAAATAATCGGCTTCATATGATGCAAAAACAGGTTCAGATAAGTTGTGAATCTCATTGATCAAAGATTCTTCAAACTGATTTAGCTGTATAAGTAATTCATTAATCTTTGGTTGAATATTTAATTCATTATTCTTATCTAAAGAATTATTATCACCTGAAGGATATAGCTTGTGACTAATACTATCATCAATCGATTCATATAGGATCCACAATTCTTTAGCTGTACTGCTTCTCAGCTTAAAAAATTTACGGGTGATTTCAATGAGTTTTAAAGATAAAATATTATATAGATAGTATTGTCTTAAGTTTTTTAATAAAACAAATCGCTTCCAGACTTTTTTTTCTTTAATAGGTTTGCGAAATAATTTTCTAAACAAATTGCTGATTGAGATTGGGATATTTGAGATGTTGTAAAAGAATTTCTTAACCGGTTTACAAATTTTTATGTGAAGTTTATCATTTATTTTGTTTACAAATCTTTCAGGACCCTGAAATTCTATTACTTTTTCATCAGATTCCAAAATAAATTTTTCTAAAGCAACATAAAAATCCGGAAATAACTCTTGTAAATTTGTCCTATTACCATGTTCAAAATATGGAGTAATCAGCTTTTCAATTTTTTTATTTACACTCAGAACATTTTCAAAGTATGTCGTTCTATCTGAACTTAAATCAGTTTCCGAAGCCTGTTGTAGTTGTATTAATAAATTTCTGCACTTATCAATAAATTCGCGTTGTAGTTTAATTTGACTTTTTAAAACTGGTAAGAATTTTAGTTTAGCTAATGAATCAACAACTTGTTTTACTTCTATAAAATTTTCTTTCATAAAAAGTTATTTCCTAATACATTATTATTTATCTGCTTGTATATCTTTTTTACCTTCAGTAGAATTATTATAAAACCTTTGTGTTGGATAAGCGAAATCAATATCCTTATGCTTTGCAAAATCTTTTAAAACATCTTCCCATATTTTCTCTTCAGTCGTTCTTCTTTCACGTGGACTGCACATATATCGCATTGTTAGCATTATACCGCTTTCCTTTACTGAAGTGTAAACGATAGGTGTAAGTTTACTGTAAAATATTAAAAATTTTTTTGCTGCTTCAATTAATTGTCTTTCAGCCTCATTGCTCAGCATAATCCCATGATGATTAATAATATCTGTTAGAATCTGTTTCGCTTTTTTCCAGTCACTTTCAAAAGTGATAAGCACGGGAATTTCGTTCCAAATGTATTGAAATTCAGCTGTGTAGTTTGCCTGAGGCTCAGTAAAAACTACACCATTTGGAATATGAATTATCCTGCCGGTGCTTTGTTCTGCGTCAACCCAGTTACCGATTTCAATTATTGAGAACTGGAAAAGTCTGATATCAATTACATCTCCAGATACCTTTCCGATTTGTATTCTGTCTCCCACTTTAAATGGCTGCCGGATTAAGATGAATCCCCATGCAACCATATTTACTAAAGGATCTTTTAATGCTATTGCAATTCCTGCTGATAGCAGACCCAAAAAAGTTCCCATCGAACCGAAAAGTTCCAGCCAAATATTAGATAGAAAAATGATTATAAGAAAAACTGCCAGATATAATGATATCTTCTGCCATTGGTAGCGTACTTTTAAATCCACAATCCGATGAATAAGTAACTTTTTAAGAAGTCGTTGAATTATCAAGATTACAATAATGATGATAATTGATAACATGATCTTGTATTGAAGATCCGGAGAAAGACCTAAATTATTTTCTAAGAATTCTTGCATTAATTATTAATTTGGTATTGTTATAAATTTATACCTGATTAAGCATACTTTAATTTAATTCATTTCTTCAAGACCACTTCGTACAAATCTTGTCTTCTATCAAACCAGTTTAAAGTGCTACCTTGCGAGCGATGTCTTTTTAATAGCTCTAAATCAATATCGTGGATTACCACTGTTTCTACGTTTGGGGTGCATTCAGCAGCTATTGCATCACGAGAGAACATAAAATCGGATGGGGTAAAAATGCCTGACTGAGCATATTGAATATCCATGTTTTCAACAAAAGGAAGGTTTCCAACATTACCCGCCATAACACCATATACTCCGTTTTCTATACATCTTGCCTGTAAACATTGTCTAACTCTTAAATACCCATAACGTTCATCGGTACAGAATGGGACGAAAATAATTTCTGCACCTTTTGAAACAGCAATTCTGCTTAACTCAGGAAATTCAACATCATAACAAATTTGAATGTTTATTTTTCCTCTGTCTGT
Protein-coding regions in this window:
- a CDS encoding amino acid permease is translated as MKKFDTEVHLSREMGLMDATLIGVGAMIGAGIFVLTGIAAGVAGPGLIIVFSLNGLVALLTAFSYAELGSCYHDAGGGYLWVKEGLPKWNGFISGWMSWFAHAVACSLYALGFGAYFDLVLREFNIIMPQWGFLSPQKILAAITAILFAYINFRGASETGKIGNIITIAKIIILFIFIGFGLNLVFHRPDWQDAFTPFLPNGWGGVFKAMGLTFIAFQGFEVISQCSEEIKNPKKNIPKAVFLSLLIVVPIYLLISVTALGAVKPEGGITPWDYLASHKETALVEVAKTFFVGGGIMLLVGGIISTMSALNATIYSSSRVAYAMGKDRNFPTFFGKVHKKNFTPHLSIVFSLFIVVIMAISLPIEDVASAADLMFLLLFLQVNITLIRLRKKRPDLDRGFVTPLFPYLSIVGILLLLFLAIYMFNYSPTAWIVTIVWVSVGLITYKFYAADREIEHVRKVKSLERLERKEYRVLVPLANKKTVASLAHVANAIAKKSNAEILFLHIDEVKEGNPLVTQLSDSGRAKPLFNTANEIAEEAGIPARSILNVSHRISQGIVNTAEEEECNFIVVGRQKNPDFLERFFSSVIDSVIHKFPGEVAVLHGKFEKENIKTILIPFTIDIHAMLATEIAPALINYFNCKLKILLVYDPETSKQEREERELKVKELIKQNSLDAEIIIIKDADIVKAIVEQSSKVDLMLMGGKTGDFLELLLGRSLAQEITEQSSCPVLWVKEYEEREPLWKLLLKSPKQIGVDNG
- a CDS encoding mechanosensitive ion channel family protein yields the protein MQEFLENNLGLSPDLQYKIMLSIIIIIVILIIQRLLKKLLIHRIVDLKVRYQWQKISLYLAVFLIIIFLSNIWLELFGSMGTFLGLLSAGIAIALKDPLVNMVAWGFILIRQPFKVGDRIQIGKVSGDVIDIRLFQFSIIEIGNWVDAEQSTGRIIHIPNGVVFTEPQANYTAEFQYIWNEIPVLITFESDWKKAKQILTDIINHHGIMLSNEAERQLIEAAKKFLIFYSKLTPIVYTSVKESGIMLTMRYMCSPRERRTTEEKIWEDVLKDFAKHKDIDFAYPTQRFYNNSTEGKKDIQADK
- a CDS encoding mechanosensitive ion channel family protein encodes the protein MRNLKTITILLVCSFLLFSKNIQPQTDSLNKTLLKDTVSQTTLNVQVTKTEKTKADNKINLTPPSIEDIISVGKVFWAIVFFIVGAFIIKFIAKILDLFAEKSTNYRITIKGFIPVIRIFGWAFVFYIIINGIFSPPAETLIAILASLGIALGFASQDIFKNIFGGIMIIFDRPFQVGDKIEIEDYYGEVIKIGLRSTRIVTPDDSMVTIPNGDLMSKPVSNSNSGEPNCQVVAELYLPINIDTEKVRQIALEAAQVSRYVYLNKPIVILFFNEVKEDRSYLKMRLKAYVMDIRSEFNFKSDMTEIVMRELIKKGIIKPEDMN